In the Topomyia yanbarensis strain Yona2022 chromosome 3, ASM3024719v1, whole genome shotgun sequence genome, one interval contains:
- the LOC131691612 gene encoding zinc finger protein 14-like, which translates to MSICRACGQNLLDFDQRECLEEYAEIYFHLTSIRLHEHEDPSQSVLCSLCIKKLEDFDKFRKTCIQVHWSLQNVKAENSEEVCQETIAVEIELKSEYGEEENRLLFLTDNSSNEQSNNNVNDDGSEPKRARKYKTWATRSKKGKYEDDPKKPKKKNARKDNQVQRDPKEQRQIYSCEQCPKRFHMQSKFEAHKRTHDGLKPYECEICHHSFTGWHYLRFHRIQKHSGNKVLLPCDHPGCEQQFSTRYALKRHKTRTHDPNFVPEATVFVCDTCGKTFNSNGNLKKHKYTHTPAEMPFVCGVCSKQFPTSNKLKEHNLRHEGVKNHTCPQCGLRKTTMHELRQHIKHMHAAPRSVACEICPRRFNNVGSLNVHVRIVHLGEKRYKCTVCEWAFGRSDHLKRHMKSHMG; encoded by the exons ATGTCAATTTGTCGAGCTTGTGGTCAAAATTTGTTGGATTTCGATCAAAGAGAGTGTTTGGAAGAGTATGCTGAGATATACTTTCATTTGACGTCGATTAGG CTTCATGAGCACGAAGATCCTAGCCAGTCTGTACTGTGTAGCTTGTGTATCAAAAAGCTTGAAGACTTCGACAAATTTCGAAAAACCTGCATTCAAGTCCATTGGTCGTTACAGAATGTA AAAGCCGAAAACTCCGAAGAAGTATGTCAGGAAACTATCGCAGTAGAAATCGAATTAAAGTCGGAATATGGCGAAGAAGAAAaccgtttgttatttttaactgATAACAGCTCAAATGAACAAAGTAATAATAATGTTAATGACGATGGAAGCGAACCTAAGCGTGCCAGAAAATACAAAACTTGGGCTACACGATCAAAAAAAGGCAAGTATGAAGACGACCCAAAGAAGCCCAAAAAGAAAAATGCGAGAAAGGACAACCAAGTACAGCGAGATCCCAAAGAACAGCGGCAAATTTACAGCTGCGAGCAATGTCCCAAACGATTTCACatgcaatcaaaatttgaaGCGCACAAACGTACTCATGACGGACTTAAACCGTATGAATGTGAAATATGCCATCATTCGTTTACCGGTTGGCACTATCTCCGGTTTCATCGCATCCAGAAACATAGCGGCAATAAGGTATTGCTACCTTGCGATCATCCGGGTTGTGAGCAACAATTTTCAACCCGTTATGCTCTCAAGCGTCATAAGACACGAACTCATGATCCTAACTTTGTCCCTGAAGCAACGGTATTTGTTTGTGATACCTGTGGCAAAACATTTAATTCTAACGGGAATCTGAAAAAGcacaaatacacacatacaccTGCGGAAATGCCTTTTGTTTGCGGAGTTTGTTCAAAACAGTTCCCAACGTCAAACAAGCTAAAGGAACACAATCTCCGGCACGAGGGCGTGAAAAATCACACTTGTCCACAGTGTGGACTACGCAAAACAACCATGCACGAGTTGCGTCAGCATATTAAGCACATGCACGCGGCACCGCGCTCTGTTGCATGCGAAATTTGTCCACGTCGGTTCAACAATGTAG GAAGCCTCAACGTTCATGTCAGAATAGTACATTTGGGAGAAAAACGGTACAAGTGTACAGTTTGTGAATGGGCTTTCGGCAGAAGCGATCATTTGAAGCGACACATGAAAAGTCATATGGGCTGA
- the LOC131691610 gene encoding gastrula zinc finger protein XlCGF46.1-like isoform X3, whose protein sequence is MLIKKKSETTEEDTTQEILTVECKQELLEEREPEQNVLAPESDDRTLESSDDNESEYYDNDDDDDDDDDEFKSSDDEGAKMSKTETKPKKIRAKWGSLEKKEPKERRTVYPCDRCHKKFFVLFRFKAHKRMHDGLVPYECELCGKAFPTAHNVKRHYMQKHSTNRLSLPCDHPGCGQVFATRQGFNRHKDRVHNPNYVMPSRTAFICDMCGKEYTTKGGLKTHKYTHTPAEMPFVCKICSKKFPTSAKLKEHTMRHEGVRNHTCPHCGLQKVSGHELRTHIKNMHSEPRSYSCDICARQFSNTSSLGLHVKIVHLGVKPYVCTVCEFAFGRSDHLKRHMKSHMRAGLIK, encoded by the exons AAAAGTGAAACAACAGAAGAGGATACTACCCAGGAAATTCTCACTGTCGAATGTAAACAGGAACTTTTGGAAGAGAGAGAACCAGAACAAAATGTTTTAGCTCCTGAAAGCGATGACAGAACGTTGGAATCAAGTGATGATAATGAATCCGAATATTATGataacgatgatgatgatgatgatgatgatgatgaattCAAATCTAGTGACGACGAAGGAGCCAAAATGTCGAAGACAGAGACGAAACCTAAGAAAATACGTGCCAAGTGGGGCAGCTTGGAGAAAAAAGAACCCAAAGAGCGTCGAACTGTTTATCCGTGCGATCGGTGCCATAAAAAGTTTTTCGTATTGTTCAGATTCAAAGCCCACAAGCGCATGCACGATGGACTTGTACCGTACGAGTGTGAACTCTGCGGGAAAGCATTTCCCACCGCACATAACGTAAAGCGGCACTATATGCAGAAACACAGCACCAATCGGTTATCTTTGCCGTGTGATCATCCGGGTTGTGGGCAGGTGTTTGCTACCCGACAAGGGTTCAACCGACATAAAGACCGAGTTCACAATCCCAACTACGTGATGCCTTCTCGAACAGCGTTCATTTGTGATATGTGTGGGAAAGAGTACACCACCAAAGGAGGACTGAAGACACACAAATACACTCATACGCCCGCCGAGATGCCGTTTGTGTGCAAAATCTGCTCGAAGAAATTTCCAACGTCTGCCAAACTGAAAGAACACACAATGCGTCATGAGGGAGTGAGAAACCACACATGCCCTCATTGCGGTCTTCAAAAAGTTTCCGGACACGAGCTGAGGACCCACATCAAAAATATGCATTCCGAGCCACGTTCTTATTCGTGTGATATATGCGCCCGGCAATTTAGTAACACAA GTAGTTTGGGACTCCATGTCAAAATCGTACATCTAGGCGTCAAACCGTATGTCTGCACGGTTTGCGAATTTGCGTTCGGCAGAAGTGATCATCTGAAGCGGCATATGAAGAGCCACATGCGAGCAGGTTTAATCAAATGA
- the LOC131691604 gene encoding zinc finger protein 501-like yields the protein MAMCRTCGDFPTDREKLAQSLQKYYDIYYNLTSIKLSPDEDPDRQRICDDCHLKLLEYNRFRAVCLQVHYKLTVIKTEREVEHSESTPEECAPVVEMLKVECLDAADEASNATNEFEVELTDSAAKQESDHQQLSQASGASDSECDKLSKPKAKRRKKKSKKQTEVCDIKEQLIDCTLCKKKFRTEARLAGHMRTHQGLKPALCTYCGKDFQKYISLKFHIQQKHSEKQLKYPCDYPGCEQVYSTKQGMTNHKKRHDPNFIMPEPKHSVCDQCGKTFSTSGALKKHSYIHTGDMPFECTLCKKRLPTAHKLKEHTMRHEGIKNHVCPYCGQKKTTRHELKVHMNYHTREKQFTCHVCAQVFSNIGNMSRHIKIVHCGIKAFNCKFCDRSFGKAETLKHHVMTHTGEKPHECTVCGKRFIQQVALQTHMKTHRKQERSHTTMAHTAHTSQQQLLQAAIQPMAHMSHTQQQSSHHSAADASPVCLGGFIN from the exons ATGGCTATGTGTCGAACGTGCGGCGATTTTCCAACAGACCGGGAGAAGCTCGCGCAGAGTTTGCAAAAGTATTACGATATCTACTATAATTTGACTTCGATTAAG CTTTCGCCGGACGAGGATCCTGATCGTCAACGAATATGTGACGACTGTCACCTAAAGTTGTTAGAATATAACCGATTCAGGGCCGTTTGTTTGCAGGTTCACTACAAGTTGACTGTAATC AAAACTGAAAGAGAGGTAGAACATTCTGAGTCAACACCGGAAGAATGTGCACCTGTCGTGGAAATGCTAAAAGTTGAATGTTTGGATGCTGCCGACGAAGCTTCTAATGCGACAAATGAATTTGAAGTGGAACTGACAGATTCAGCTGCAAAACAAGAATCGGATCATCAACAGTTGTCGCAGGCAAGTGGGGCGAGCGATTCGGAATGTGATAAATTAAGTAAACCGAAGGCAAAACGGAGAAAGAAGAAATCTAAAAAACAGACCGAAGTTTGCGACATAAAAGAACAGTTGATCGATTGTACTTTGTGTAAAAAGAAATTTCGCACCGAGGCCCGCCTTGCAGGTCACATGCGTACGCACCAGGGTCTCAAACCGGCCCTCTGCACTTACTGTGGTAAAGATTTCCAAAAGTACATAAGCCTGAAATTTCACATCCAACAAAAGCACTCAGAAAAGCAACTGAAATATCCGTGCGATTATCCGGGTTGTGAACAGGTTTACTCAACCAAGCAAGGCATGACCAACCACAAGAAAAGACACGATCCAAATTTCATTATGCCGGAACCGAAGCACAGTGTGTGCGATCAGtgtggaaaaacattttccacTAGTGGAGCACTAAAG AAACATAGTTACATACATACCGGTGATATGCCCTTCGAATGTACGCTATGCAAGAAAAGACTTCCAACAGCTCACAAGCTTAAAGAGCATACCATGAGACATGAG GGAATTAAAAATCACGTGTGTCCGTACTGTGGTCAAAAGAAGACAACTCGGCATGAGTTGAAAGTTCACATGAATTATCACACTCGTGAGAAGCAGTTTACGTGCCACGTTTGCGCTCAAGTGTTTTCCAATATAG GCAACATGAGTAGGCACATTAAAATTGTTCACTGCGGCATTAAGGCATTCAACTGCAAATTTTGCGATCGGTCTTTCGGGAAAGCTGAAACACTGAAGCATCACGTAATGACTCACACAGGTGAAAAGCCGCATGAATGCACAGTCTGTGGGAAGCGATTCATCCAGCAAGTTGCTTTGCAGACGCATATGAAAACTCATAGAAAGCAGGAACGCTCACATACTACGATGGCTCATACAGCACACACATCGCAGCAACAACTATTACAAGCTGCAATTCAGCCTATGGCGCACATGTCGCATACACAACAGCAAAGTTCACACCACTCGGCGGCGGATGCTTCGCCCGTTTGTTTGGGTGGTTTCATAAACTAA
- the LOC131691610 gene encoding gastrula zinc finger protein XlCGF46.1-like isoform X4 has protein sequence MKSETTEEDTTQEILTVECKQELLEEREPEQNVLAPESDDRTLESSDDNESEYYDNDDDDDDDDDEFKSSDDEGAKMSKTETKPKKIRAKWGSLEKKEPKERRTVYPCDRCHKKFFVLFRFKAHKRMHDGLVPYECELCGKAFPTAHNVKRHYMQKHSTNRLSLPCDHPGCGQVFATRQGFNRHKDRVHNPNYVMPSRTAFICDMCGKEYTTKGGLKTHKYTHTPAEMPFVCKICSKKFPTSAKLKEHTMRHEGVRNHTCPHCGLQKVSGHELRTHIKNMHSEPRSYSCDICARQFSNTSSLGLHVKIVHLGVKPYVCTVCEFAFGRSDHLKRHMKSHMRAGLIK, from the exons ATG AAAAGTGAAACAACAGAAGAGGATACTACCCAGGAAATTCTCACTGTCGAATGTAAACAGGAACTTTTGGAAGAGAGAGAACCAGAACAAAATGTTTTAGCTCCTGAAAGCGATGACAGAACGTTGGAATCAAGTGATGATAATGAATCCGAATATTATGataacgatgatgatgatgatgatgatgatgatgaattCAAATCTAGTGACGACGAAGGAGCCAAAATGTCGAAGACAGAGACGAAACCTAAGAAAATACGTGCCAAGTGGGGCAGCTTGGAGAAAAAAGAACCCAAAGAGCGTCGAACTGTTTATCCGTGCGATCGGTGCCATAAAAAGTTTTTCGTATTGTTCAGATTCAAAGCCCACAAGCGCATGCACGATGGACTTGTACCGTACGAGTGTGAACTCTGCGGGAAAGCATTTCCCACCGCACATAACGTAAAGCGGCACTATATGCAGAAACACAGCACCAATCGGTTATCTTTGCCGTGTGATCATCCGGGTTGTGGGCAGGTGTTTGCTACCCGACAAGGGTTCAACCGACATAAAGACCGAGTTCACAATCCCAACTACGTGATGCCTTCTCGAACAGCGTTCATTTGTGATATGTGTGGGAAAGAGTACACCACCAAAGGAGGACTGAAGACACACAAATACACTCATACGCCCGCCGAGATGCCGTTTGTGTGCAAAATCTGCTCGAAGAAATTTCCAACGTCTGCCAAACTGAAAGAACACACAATGCGTCATGAGGGAGTGAGAAACCACACATGCCCTCATTGCGGTCTTCAAAAAGTTTCCGGACACGAGCTGAGGACCCACATCAAAAATATGCATTCCGAGCCACGTTCTTATTCGTGTGATATATGCGCCCGGCAATTTAGTAACACAA GTAGTTTGGGACTCCATGTCAAAATCGTACATCTAGGCGTCAAACCGTATGTCTGCACGGTTTGCGAATTTGCGTTCGGCAGAAGTGATCATCTGAAGCGGCATATGAAGAGCCACATGCGAGCAGGTTTAATCAAATGA
- the LOC131691610 gene encoding gastrula zinc finger protein XlCGF46.1-like isoform X2 produces the protein MLTCRACGIKLLEQEHCENMENYVEIYFNLTALGDYEAPGLTKICLCCAEKLKEFDRFRKVCLRVHWLLYNIKSETTEEDTTQEILTVECKQELLEEREPEQNVLAPESDDRTLESSDDNESEYYDNDDDDDDDDDEFKSSDDEGAKMSKTETKPKKIRAKWGSLEKKEPKERRTVYPCDRCHKKFFVLFRFKAHKRMHDGLVPYECELCGKAFPTAHNVKRHYMQKHSTNRLSLPCDHPGCGQVFATRQGFNRHKDRVHNPNYVMPSRTAFICDMCGKEYTTKGGLKTHKYTHTPAEMPFVCKICSKKFPTSAKLKEHTMRHEGVRNHTCPHCGLQKVSGHELRTHIKNMHSEPRSYSCDICARQFSNTSSLGLHVKIVHLGVKPYVCTVCEFAFGRSDHLKRHMKSHMRAGLIK, from the exons ATGTTGACTTGTCGAGCATGTGGTATAAAATTGCTCGAACAAGAGCATTGCGAAAATATGGAAAATTACGTAGAAATATACTTCAATCTTACAGCG ctCGGTGACTATGAAGCGCCtggtcttacaaaaatatgcctCTGTTGCGCTGAGAAATTGAAAGAGTTTGATAGATTTCGCAAAGTTTGTCTGCGGGTTCATTGGCTGCTGTACAACATA AAAAGTGAAACAACAGAAGAGGATACTACCCAGGAAATTCTCACTGTCGAATGTAAACAGGAACTTTTGGAAGAGAGAGAACCAGAACAAAATGTTTTAGCTCCTGAAAGCGATGACAGAACGTTGGAATCAAGTGATGATAATGAATCCGAATATTATGataacgatgatgatgatgatgatgatgatgatgaattCAAATCTAGTGACGACGAAGGAGCCAAAATGTCGAAGACAGAGACGAAACCTAAGAAAATACGTGCCAAGTGGGGCAGCTTGGAGAAAAAAGAACCCAAAGAGCGTCGAACTGTTTATCCGTGCGATCGGTGCCATAAAAAGTTTTTCGTATTGTTCAGATTCAAAGCCCACAAGCGCATGCACGATGGACTTGTACCGTACGAGTGTGAACTCTGCGGGAAAGCATTTCCCACCGCACATAACGTAAAGCGGCACTATATGCAGAAACACAGCACCAATCGGTTATCTTTGCCGTGTGATCATCCGGGTTGTGGGCAGGTGTTTGCTACCCGACAAGGGTTCAACCGACATAAAGACCGAGTTCACAATCCCAACTACGTGATGCCTTCTCGAACAGCGTTCATTTGTGATATGTGTGGGAAAGAGTACACCACCAAAGGAGGACTGAAGACACACAAATACACTCATACGCCCGCCGAGATGCCGTTTGTGTGCAAAATCTGCTCGAAGAAATTTCCAACGTCTGCCAAACTGAAAGAACACACAATGCGTCATGAGGGAGTGAGAAACCACACATGCCCTCATTGCGGTCTTCAAAAAGTTTCCGGACACGAGCTGAGGACCCACATCAAAAATATGCATTCCGAGCCACGTTCTTATTCGTGTGATATATGCGCCCGGCAATTTAGTAACACAA GTAGTTTGGGACTCCATGTCAAAATCGTACATCTAGGCGTCAAACCGTATGTCTGCACGGTTTGCGAATTTGCGTTCGGCAGAAGTGATCATCTGAAGCGGCATATGAAGAGCCACATGCGAGCAGGTTTAATCAAATGA
- the LOC131691610 gene encoding gastrula zinc finger protein XlCGF46.1-like isoform X1, with translation MLTCRACGIKLLEQEHCENMENYVEIYFNLTAVQLGDYEAPGLTKICLCCAEKLKEFDRFRKVCLRVHWLLYNIKSETTEEDTTQEILTVECKQELLEEREPEQNVLAPESDDRTLESSDDNESEYYDNDDDDDDDDDEFKSSDDEGAKMSKTETKPKKIRAKWGSLEKKEPKERRTVYPCDRCHKKFFVLFRFKAHKRMHDGLVPYECELCGKAFPTAHNVKRHYMQKHSTNRLSLPCDHPGCGQVFATRQGFNRHKDRVHNPNYVMPSRTAFICDMCGKEYTTKGGLKTHKYTHTPAEMPFVCKICSKKFPTSAKLKEHTMRHEGVRNHTCPHCGLQKVSGHELRTHIKNMHSEPRSYSCDICARQFSNTSSLGLHVKIVHLGVKPYVCTVCEFAFGRSDHLKRHMKSHMRAGLIK, from the exons ATGTTGACTTGTCGAGCATGTGGTATAAAATTGCTCGAACAAGAGCATTGCGAAAATATGGAAAATTACGTAGAAATATACTTCAATCTTACAGCGGTACAG ctCGGTGACTATGAAGCGCCtggtcttacaaaaatatgcctCTGTTGCGCTGAGAAATTGAAAGAGTTTGATAGATTTCGCAAAGTTTGTCTGCGGGTTCATTGGCTGCTGTACAACATA AAAAGTGAAACAACAGAAGAGGATACTACCCAGGAAATTCTCACTGTCGAATGTAAACAGGAACTTTTGGAAGAGAGAGAACCAGAACAAAATGTTTTAGCTCCTGAAAGCGATGACAGAACGTTGGAATCAAGTGATGATAATGAATCCGAATATTATGataacgatgatgatgatgatgatgatgatgatgaattCAAATCTAGTGACGACGAAGGAGCCAAAATGTCGAAGACAGAGACGAAACCTAAGAAAATACGTGCCAAGTGGGGCAGCTTGGAGAAAAAAGAACCCAAAGAGCGTCGAACTGTTTATCCGTGCGATCGGTGCCATAAAAAGTTTTTCGTATTGTTCAGATTCAAAGCCCACAAGCGCATGCACGATGGACTTGTACCGTACGAGTGTGAACTCTGCGGGAAAGCATTTCCCACCGCACATAACGTAAAGCGGCACTATATGCAGAAACACAGCACCAATCGGTTATCTTTGCCGTGTGATCATCCGGGTTGTGGGCAGGTGTTTGCTACCCGACAAGGGTTCAACCGACATAAAGACCGAGTTCACAATCCCAACTACGTGATGCCTTCTCGAACAGCGTTCATTTGTGATATGTGTGGGAAAGAGTACACCACCAAAGGAGGACTGAAGACACACAAATACACTCATACGCCCGCCGAGATGCCGTTTGTGTGCAAAATCTGCTCGAAGAAATTTCCAACGTCTGCCAAACTGAAAGAACACACAATGCGTCATGAGGGAGTGAGAAACCACACATGCCCTCATTGCGGTCTTCAAAAAGTTTCCGGACACGAGCTGAGGACCCACATCAAAAATATGCATTCCGAGCCACGTTCTTATTCGTGTGATATATGCGCCCGGCAATTTAGTAACACAA GTAGTTTGGGACTCCATGTCAAAATCGTACATCTAGGCGTCAAACCGTATGTCTGCACGGTTTGCGAATTTGCGTTCGGCAGAAGTGATCATCTGAAGCGGCATATGAAGAGCCACATGCGAGCAGGTTTAATCAAATGA